Proteins found in one Haloferax litoreum genomic segment:
- a CDS encoding DUF5813 family protein: MSEQEIPSRVHRAFGDHGSFEQVDDRTFESVTTPFEGTVSVAPRESGHVEFDVAVRVPMLSAVTADDVAEIVEDGWFETFELRIEDINGVIAGDHELDPAVRRVADEAVVQTTFADVNERRGVDDAGAVIDYVEGTFVEGIIPGYEYTEPVTSILGRARDAAGTGF; the protein is encoded by the coding sequence ATGAGCGAGCAGGAGATTCCGAGTCGCGTCCACCGGGCATTCGGCGACCACGGGTCGTTCGAACAGGTCGACGACCGGACCTTCGAGTCGGTGACGACGCCGTTCGAGGGAACCGTCAGCGTCGCACCACGAGAGAGTGGGCACGTCGAGTTCGACGTCGCCGTTCGCGTCCCGATGCTCTCGGCCGTCACCGCAGACGACGTGGCAGAAATCGTCGAAGACGGCTGGTTCGAGACGTTCGAACTCCGCATCGAAGACATCAACGGGGTCATCGCGGGTGACCACGAACTCGACCCGGCCGTTCGCCGCGTCGCAGACGAAGCAGTCGTCCAGACGACGTTCGCAGATGTCAACGAGCGACGCGGTGTCGACGACGCCGGAGCGGTCATCGACTACGTCGAAGGGACGTTCGTCGAAGGCATCATCCCGGGATACGAGTACACCGAACCCGTCACGAGCATTCTCGGTCGCGCCCGCGACGCGGCAGGGACTGGATTCTGA
- the cofH gene encoding 7,8-didemethyl-8-hydroxy-5-deazariboflavin synthase subunit CofH, with protein sequence MTGPARDDFGFDHVPETDQSFENALAKARAGERLTVADGVELMTTGTDRDGIDPVRKELVLEAADRRRAEVVGDDVTFVANLNNNVTTACTTGCLFCNFKNTAHLFEADSDVDHGGFTKTPAESRDIVADAVEMGIYEVTSVSGLHPALVLDEEHREILESYDNPAAEVNYKPPEAYDTDPSTYAAQLDAMSVDGVHVHSMTPEEAHHAKRGTDWSYEEVYRRLADAGLDSAPGTAAEILVPEVRDVICPGKIGTDEWVAGMEGAMQAGLDVTATIMYGHVENEMHRVMHLDVVRDLQDRYGGITEFVPLSFVYQNTPLYDRGLVTGGASDDEDELMVAVSRLYLDNVDHIQSSWVKFGNAKALKLLNCGADDLMGTILSEEITKRAGGEFGEFRSFDEYVDMIAAIGRRPVERSTDYRTRRPLDPTDGPHGPRLGPRADGTPMLERRRDPATADD encoded by the coding sequence ATGACCGGTCCCGCCCGCGACGACTTCGGGTTCGACCACGTCCCGGAGACCGACCAATCGTTCGAGAATGCCCTCGCGAAGGCACGAGCGGGCGAGCGCCTCACCGTCGCCGACGGCGTCGAACTCATGACGACGGGAACCGACCGTGACGGCATCGACCCGGTGCGGAAGGAACTCGTCTTGGAAGCGGCGGACCGTCGCCGCGCGGAGGTGGTCGGCGACGACGTGACCTTCGTCGCAAACCTCAACAACAACGTCACGACGGCGTGTACCACTGGCTGTCTGTTCTGCAACTTCAAGAACACCGCCCACCTCTTCGAGGCCGACTCTGACGTGGACCACGGTGGGTTCACCAAGACACCTGCCGAGTCTCGTGACATCGTCGCCGACGCGGTAGAGATGGGCATCTACGAAGTCACGTCCGTTTCCGGCCTCCACCCGGCACTCGTCCTCGACGAAGAACACCGCGAGATTCTCGAATCGTACGACAACCCCGCGGCCGAGGTGAACTACAAGCCGCCCGAGGCGTACGACACGGACCCGAGCACGTACGCCGCGCAACTCGACGCGATGTCAGTCGACGGCGTCCACGTCCACTCGATGACGCCCGAAGAGGCCCACCACGCGAAGCGCGGGACCGACTGGAGTTACGAAGAGGTCTACCGCCGACTCGCCGACGCCGGCCTCGATAGCGCACCCGGAACCGCCGCGGAGATTCTCGTCCCCGAGGTCAGAGACGTCATCTGCCCCGGAAAGATAGGCACCGACGAGTGGGTCGCCGGCATGGAAGGTGCGATGCAGGCCGGACTCGACGTGACGGCGACCATCATGTACGGCCACGTCGAAAACGAGATGCACCGCGTGATGCACCTCGACGTCGTCCGCGACTTACAGGACCGCTACGGCGGCATCACCGAGTTCGTTCCGCTCTCGTTCGTCTACCAGAACACGCCGCTGTACGACCGTGGCCTCGTCACCGGCGGTGCGTCGGACGACGAGGACGAACTCATGGTCGCCGTCTCACGCCTCTATCTCGACAACGTCGACCACATCCAGTCGTCGTGGGTGAAGTTCGGGAACGCGAAGGCGCTCAAACTCCTCAACTGCGGTGCCGACGACCTGATGGGGACGATTCTCTCCGAGGAGATTACGAAACGCGCCGGCGGCGAGTTCGGCGAGTTCCGGTCGTTCGACGAGTACGTCGACATGATTGCGGCCATCGGTCGGCGACCCGTCGAACGCTCGACCGATTATCGGACGCGCCGACCACTCGACCCGACGGACGGCCCGCACGGTCCGCGACTCGGCCCTCGGGCGGACGGAACCCCGATGCTGGAACGCCGCCGTGACCCGGCGACGGCAGACGATTGA
- the cofC gene encoding 2-phospho-L-lactate guanylyltransferase, whose translation MRVVVPFGGRSPKTRLAPFLDADERREFSLAMLRDVLAAIERAGGDPVVLADAPVDIDVPVTVDDRPLTDAVNDELGGDEPIAVVMADLALATPETLERLFETAGDVVAAPGLGGGTNALVVRHPDFSVDYHGASIADHRTIADDTGASFVEFDSMRLAVDIDEPSDLVEVLLHGQEHSREWLAENGVRLDRGDGRVGAVRGCR comes from the coding sequence ATGCGAGTCGTCGTTCCCTTCGGGGGGCGTTCCCCGAAGACGCGACTCGCCCCGTTTTTAGACGCCGACGAGCGACGCGAATTCTCGCTCGCGATGCTCCGAGACGTCCTCGCTGCAATCGAGCGAGCAGGGGGTGACCCGGTCGTTCTCGCAGACGCGCCCGTCGACATCGACGTCCCAGTCACTGTGGACGACAGACCACTGACCGACGCGGTCAACGACGAACTCGGCGGTGACGAACCCATCGCCGTCGTCATGGCCGACTTGGCACTCGCCACACCGGAGACGCTCGAACGTCTGTTCGAGACTGCGGGCGACGTGGTCGCCGCGCCGGGACTCGGCGGCGGGACGAACGCACTCGTCGTCCGCCACCCCGACTTCTCCGTCGACTACCACGGTGCGTCCATCGCCGACCACCGAACTATCGCGGACGACACCGGCGCGTCGTTCGTCGAGTTCGACTCGATGCGCCTCGCCGTCGATATCGACGAACCGAGCGACCTTGTCGAGGTGCTGCTACACGGACAGGAGCACTCACGCGAGTGGTTAGCCGAGAATGGGGTCCGTCTGGACCGCGGTGACGGCCGGGTCGGGGCCGTCCGCGGATGCCGATAG
- a CDS encoding metal-dependent hydrolase, with product MMATTHAAVGLTLAAPLVWVAPELAGAAAIGALLGGVFPDVDLFVGTHRKSLHFPVYYTVVAGLLGLVVLVEPTPLSAALAFFFLSAGLHSISDWFGAGDELRPWDRTSDRAVYVHPAKRWLRPRYLVRYDGAPEDLALTLLFALPGLLAFDGGIRVGVAVGVAVALFYTGFRKRMPDWFGI from the coding sequence ATGATGGCGACTACCCACGCCGCAGTGGGCCTCACGCTCGCCGCTCCGCTCGTCTGGGTCGCACCGGAACTCGCCGGTGCCGCGGCCATCGGTGCACTCCTCGGCGGCGTCTTTCCGGACGTGGACCTCTTCGTCGGGACCCACCGCAAGTCGCTTCACTTCCCCGTCTACTACACCGTCGTCGCTGGACTCCTCGGTCTTGTCGTCTTGGTCGAACCGACACCGCTCAGCGCCGCACTCGCGTTCTTCTTCCTCTCGGCCGGCCTCCACTCCATCTCCGACTGGTTCGGCGCGGGCGACGAACTCAGGCCGTGGGACCGGACCTCTGACCGCGCCGTCTACGTCCACCCGGCCAAACGCTGGCTTCGACCGCGCTATCTCGTGCGGTACGACGGTGCCCCGGAGGACCTCGCGTTGACACTCCTGTTCGCACTCCCCGGCCTCCTCGCTTTCGACGGCGGAATTCGCGTCGGCGTCGCCGTCGGCGTTGCCGTCGCGCTGTTCTACACCGGATTCAGGAAACGGATGCCCGACTGGTTCGGTATCTGA
- a CDS encoding Lrp/AsnC ligand binding domain-containing protein, with protein sequence MVHAFIMVKTGAGESEQLLGPIRELETVAEAHIVAGAYDIIAEVDTEAVYEILKTASSRIQGLQGVSDTKTYISLDD encoded by the coding sequence ATGGTTCACGCCTTCATCATGGTGAAGACTGGCGCTGGTGAGTCCGAGCAGTTACTCGGACCAATCCGCGAACTCGAAACGGTGGCGGAGGCACACATCGTCGCCGGCGCGTACGACATCATCGCCGAGGTAGACACCGAGGCAGTGTACGAGATACTGAAGACGGCGTCGAGTCGGATTCAGGGACTGCAGGGTGTCTCGGACACGAAGACGTACATCTCGTTGGACGACTGA
- the tmk gene encoding dTMP kinase, translating into MLVTLEGLDGSGKTTVWEALHDVYPDAVFTREPTDDSWYGEAVNRAIGDDDADPLATLFLFTADHADHLSRVVRPALADGELVISDRYSDSRYAYQAASLRDSDVKRPMEYIMGIHAAFSRTPDKTIYLDVDPETAAARSGKTNKFEQAAYLADVRANYERLIEAEPERFVRVDATQPPEDVLDAVEAAFADILEEN; encoded by the coding sequence ATGCTCGTCACGCTCGAGGGACTCGACGGAAGTGGGAAGACCACCGTCTGGGAGGCCCTCCACGACGTCTACCCCGATGCAGTCTTCACCCGCGAACCGACCGACGATTCGTGGTACGGCGAGGCAGTCAACCGTGCCATCGGCGACGACGACGCGGACCCACTCGCGACGCTGTTTCTCTTTACGGCGGACCACGCCGACCACCTCTCGCGTGTCGTCCGCCCCGCACTCGCCGACGGCGAACTCGTCATCTCCGACCGCTACTCTGACTCGCGGTACGCCTATCAGGCGGCGTCGCTCCGCGACAGCGACGTCAAGCGCCCGATGGAGTACATCATGGGTATCCACGCCGCGTTCTCTCGAACACCCGACAAGACCATCTACCTCGACGTGGACCCCGAGACGGCCGCCGCGCGAAGCGGGAAGACCAACAAGTTCGAACAGGCGGCGTACCTCGCCGACGTGCGGGCGAACTACGAGCGACTCATCGAGGCCGAACCGGAACGCTTCGTCCGCGTCGACGCGACGCAACCGCCCGAAGACGTCCTCGACGCTGTCGAAGCAGCGTTCGCTGACATCCTCGAAGAGAACTAG
- a CDS encoding complex I NDUFA9 subunit family protein, with protein MKVLVVGGSGFIGSHLCRELQSRGHSVTAMSRSPTSEDLPDGVEKAMGDVTDYDSIAGAFEGKDAVVNLVALSPLFEPKGGNRMHDIVHWQGTENVVKAAEAHDVPRLVQMSALGADSEGDTAYIRSKGKAEQALKSSSLDWVIFRPSVVFGDGGEFVSFTKRLKGMFAPGVPLYPLPGNGQTRFQPIWVGDLTPMLADAVEDDAHVGATYTIGGPQKLTLRDITEMVYDEEGKNISIVPLPMGLAGVGLTVLGAIPGFPMGKDQYRSLQFDNTTDQNDVGVFGVDAADMKTLGDYLAERN; from the coding sequence ATGAAAGTCCTTGTTGTCGGCGGAAGCGGATTCATCGGGAGCCACCTGTGCCGTGAACTGCAGTCGCGTGGACACAGCGTCACCGCGATGTCGCGGAGTCCGACGAGCGAGGACCTCCCAGACGGCGTCGAGAAGGCGATGGGTGACGTGACAGACTACGACTCCATCGCCGGCGCGTTCGAGGGGAAAGACGCTGTCGTGAACCTCGTGGCCCTCTCTCCGTTGTTCGAACCGAAGGGCGGCAATCGGATGCACGACATCGTCCACTGGCAGGGCACCGAGAACGTCGTGAAAGCCGCCGAGGCACACGACGTGCCGAGACTCGTCCAGATGAGTGCGCTCGGTGCCGACTCCGAGGGCGACACAGCCTACATCAGGTCGAAAGGGAAGGCAGAACAGGCGCTCAAGTCGTCGAGTCTCGACTGGGTCATCTTCCGGCCGTCAGTGGTCTTCGGCGACGGCGGTGAGTTCGTCTCGTTCACCAAACGACTCAAGGGGATGTTCGCTCCGGGCGTCCCACTGTATCCACTACCCGGAAACGGACAGACGCGGTTCCAACCTATCTGGGTCGGTGACCTCACCCCGATGCTCGCCGACGCCGTCGAAGACGACGCACACGTCGGAGCGACGTACACCATCGGCGGGCCGCAGAAACTCACCCTCCGCGACATCACCGAGATGGTCTACGACGAAGAGGGGAAGAACATCTCTATCGTCCCGCTTCCGATGGGTCTGGCCGGTGTCGGCCTCACCGTCCTCGGTGCCATCCCCGGGTTCCCGATGGGGAAAGACCAGTACCGCTCACTACAGTTCGACAACACGACCGACCAGAACGACGTGGGTGTCTTCGGTGTCGACGCGGCGGACATGAAGACACTCGGTGACTACCTCGCCGAGCGGAACTGA
- a CDS encoding pyridoxamine 5'-phosphate oxidase family protein yields MQRASTGEKNWVEHGRVLNDEIVDEVLREQGHGVLSIALDGDVYARPMSFGYDGQSLYFQLAAPPGSPKSKFAECGVTAELVISEFESVDDWHSVVVRGELNGVPNGEEGAAFGAIADNAVFPQNAIDTGECQGFELVRLSIESAEGRVGPSATVTEQRRLGGPQASD; encoded by the coding sequence ATGCAGCGTGCGAGTACTGGCGAGAAAAACTGGGTCGAGCACGGGCGCGTACTGAATGATGAAATCGTGGACGAGGTTCTCCGAGAGCAGGGCCACGGCGTCTTGTCCATCGCTCTCGATGGCGACGTGTACGCGCGACCAATGTCGTTCGGGTACGACGGCCAGTCACTCTACTTCCAACTCGCGGCACCACCGGGGTCACCGAAGAGCAAGTTCGCGGAGTGCGGCGTCACCGCCGAATTGGTCATCAGCGAGTTCGAGAGCGTCGACGACTGGCACAGCGTCGTCGTTCGCGGAGAACTCAACGGCGTTCCAAACGGCGAGGAGGGCGCGGCATTCGGGGCGATTGCGGACAACGCCGTCTTCCCGCAGAACGCCATCGACACCGGCGAGTGCCAAGGATTCGAACTCGTTCGCTTGTCCATCGAGTCGGCGGAGGGACGCGTTGGCCCGTCCGCCACAGTCACCGAACAGCGACGACTCGGCGGCCCGCAGGCCAGCGACTGA
- the cofG gene encoding 7,8-didemethyl-8-hydroxy-5-deazariboflavin synthase subunit CofG has protein sequence MFPGADEYGVDVDVADDAVERLLAVGPDDVDAPESLSFSRNVFLPLTTACRYTCTYCTYYDVPGEATLMSLDEVRDVVQMGADAGCTEALFTFGDAPDERYTEIHRQLDEWGYDDILDYLVAACEVALDEGLLPHSNPGDLTREQFESLAPVNASMGVMLETTADVDAHAGNRRKTPGQRLNTIRAAGEEGVPFTTGILVGIGESWRDRAESLLAIRSLHEEYGHVQEVIVQNVVPNDRSDYERPSIETMRRVVSMARVALPEEISVQVPPNLSEAASLVDCGVDDLGGVSPVTDDYVNPEYAWPALQELADIADEAGVPLRERLPVYARFLPDEFRPPGADAAPAPRNRESWIRDPIADRLRDDDVHSRRLRRVVRGDGPLSTPER, from the coding sequence ATGTTCCCGGGTGCCGACGAGTACGGAGTCGATGTCGACGTCGCCGACGACGCTGTCGAGCGACTCCTCGCTGTCGGCCCCGACGACGTGGACGCCCCCGAGTCGCTGTCGTTCTCGCGCAACGTGTTCCTTCCACTCACCACCGCGTGCCGCTACACGTGTACGTACTGCACCTACTACGACGTGCCCGGCGAGGCGACGCTCATGTCGCTGGACGAAGTACGAGACGTGGTCCAAATGGGCGCAGACGCCGGGTGTACGGAAGCACTGTTCACGTTTGGCGACGCACCCGACGAGCGATACACCGAGATTCACCGCCAACTCGACGAGTGGGGGTACGACGACATTCTCGACTACCTCGTCGCCGCGTGCGAGGTTGCGCTCGACGAGGGATTGCTCCCACACTCGAACCCCGGTGACTTGACCCGCGAACAGTTCGAATCGCTCGCGCCGGTGAACGCCAGCATGGGCGTGATGCTGGAGACGACGGCAGACGTGGACGCCCACGCGGGGAACCGACGCAAGACGCCGGGACAACGACTCAACACGATTCGCGCCGCAGGAGAAGAAGGCGTCCCGTTCACCACGGGGATTCTCGTCGGTATCGGCGAGTCGTGGCGTGACCGTGCGGAGAGTCTCCTCGCCATCCGTTCGCTCCACGAGGAGTACGGCCACGTACAGGAGGTCATCGTCCAGAACGTCGTTCCGAACGACCGGTCGGACTACGAGCGCCCGTCTATCGAGACGATGCGTCGTGTGGTGTCGATGGCGCGGGTCGCACTTCCAGAGGAGATTTCGGTGCAGGTGCCCCCGAACCTCTCGGAGGCCGCCAGCCTCGTCGACTGCGGCGTCGACGATTTGGGCGGCGTCTCACCGGTCACAGACGACTACGTGAATCCCGAGTACGCGTGGCCTGCGCTGCAAGAACTCGCCGACATCGCCGACGAAGCGGGCGTCCCACTCCGGGAACGATTGCCGGTGTACGCACGCTTCTTACCGGACGAGTTCCGACCGCCCGGGGCCGACGCCGCGCCCGCCCCACGAAACCGAGAGTCGTGGATTCGAGACCCCATCGCAGACCGACTCCGCGACGATGACGTCCACAGTAGACGATTGCGGCGTGTCGTCCGCGGCGACGGGCCGCTTTCGACACCCGAGCGGTAG
- a CDS encoding Lrp/AsnC ligand binding domain-containing protein, translating to MVHAYIMVKAAAVTNGIDRLREDLLAVDHGIVSAHIVAGDVDFIVKVDVDSPADVKEVAGGIQAIDGIEDTQTYIAMD from the coding sequence ATGGTTCACGCCTACATCATGGTCAAAGCCGCGGCGGTGACCAACGGTATCGACCGTCTGAGAGAAGACTTGCTCGCCGTCGACCACGGCATCGTGAGCGCACACATCGTCGCCGGCGATGTGGACTTCATCGTGAAAGTCGACGTGGATTCACCGGCCGACGTGAAGGAAGTCGCCGGAGGGATTCAGGCCATCGACGGTATCGAAGACACCCAGACGTACATCGCGATGGACTGA
- a CDS encoding potassium channel family protein has product MRFVIIGSGRVGLRTARVLREEGHDITLVELDPNRVKQAQEMGFEVVEGDGSHEDVLLDAGIDDADALGALTADLNVNFAACMIGKHFGCRTVIRIDEDYREEVYKKYAREVDEIVYPERLGAIGAKNALLGGSIRAIADIAQHLQVILVTVSDSSPMNGYSIEEVALPANARLLAFGKKDEPMGIPLPDDSLETGDRIAILADFDVLDDVRQLLVGDEAVAAAGGA; this is encoded by the coding sequence ATGCGGTTCGTTATCATTGGTTCAGGACGGGTTGGTCTGCGTACTGCCCGTGTCCTTCGGGAGGAAGGACACGATATCACTCTCGTCGAGTTGGACCCCAACCGCGTCAAACAGGCGCAGGAGATGGGTTTCGAAGTGGTCGAAGGCGACGGGTCCCACGAAGACGTACTCCTCGACGCAGGAATCGACGACGCCGACGCCCTCGGGGCACTCACGGCGGACCTCAACGTGAATTTCGCGGCGTGCATGATTGGCAAGCACTTCGGGTGCCGGACCGTCATCCGTATCGACGAGGACTACCGTGAAGAGGTGTACAAGAAGTACGCGCGTGAAGTGGACGAAATCGTCTACCCGGAACGACTCGGCGCCATCGGCGCGAAGAACGCCCTCCTCGGTGGGTCGATTCGGGCGATTGCCGACATCGCACAGCACTTGCAGGTCATCCTCGTGACGGTGTCCGACAGTTCGCCGATGAACGGGTACAGTATCGAGGAGGTGGCACTCCCGGCGAACGCCCGTCTCCTCGCGTTCGGCAAGAAAGACGAACCGATGGGTATCCCACTCCCCGACGACTCCCTCGAAACCGGTGACCGAATCGCCATCCTCGCGGACTTCGACGTCCTCGACGACGTTCGGCAACTGCTCGTCGGCGACGAAGCAGTCGCCGCGGCAGGAGGTGCGTGA
- a CDS encoding thiamine pyrophosphate-dependent dehydrogenase E1 component subunit alpha yields MHRLIAERGLDDTGFTADDARAVLRDMIRARRFDERALALQRRGWMSGYPPFRGQEAAQIGAAHAMREDDVLLPTYRSNALQIARGVPPSDIFLFRRGYAEYESDHDVPVFPQAVPIASQLPHAAGVGMAATYRDDDYAALVCFGDGATSEGDFHEGLNFAGVFDAPVVFFCENNGYAISLPRERQTASDSIAAKADAYGIEGMQVDGNDPLAVREAVEEGLKKARDGEPVLIEALTYRQGPHTTADDPSRYRDDDPDLPEWRVRDPLERFEEFCREQGIVDDELVESMYEDADEELREAVETAEATPEPGPDELFDYIYEELPTELEQQRSEYTAFVDEHGPFELER; encoded by the coding sequence ATGCACCGACTCATCGCAGAGCGTGGGTTGGACGACACGGGCTTCACAGCGGACGACGCCCGCGCAGTCCTCCGCGACATGATTCGAGCGCGACGGTTCGACGAGCGTGCACTCGCCCTCCAGCGACGCGGGTGGATGAGTGGCTATCCACCGTTCCGCGGACAGGAAGCGGCGCAAATCGGCGCCGCGCACGCGATGCGCGAGGACGACGTTCTCCTCCCGACGTATCGGTCGAACGCCCTCCAGATTGCGCGTGGCGTGCCTCCGAGCGACATCTTCCTCTTCCGCCGTGGCTACGCCGAGTACGAGTCAGACCACGACGTGCCGGTGTTCCCACAGGCAGTTCCGATTGCGAGTCAACTCCCGCACGCCGCCGGTGTCGGGATGGCCGCCACCTACCGCGACGACGACTACGCCGCACTGGTCTGCTTCGGTGACGGTGCCACCTCCGAAGGTGACTTCCACGAGGGACTCAACTTCGCCGGCGTCTTCGACGCACCCGTCGTCTTCTTCTGTGAAAACAACGGCTACGCCATCTCGCTCCCGCGCGAACGTCAGACTGCGAGCGATTCGATTGCGGCCAAAGCCGACGCGTACGGTATCGAGGGGATGCAAGTCGATGGCAACGACCCACTCGCCGTCAGAGAGGCAGTCGAAGAGGGCCTGAAGAAGGCCCGAGACGGCGAACCGGTGCTCATCGAGGCACTCACGTACCGACAGGGGCCGCACACCACCGCTGACGACCCGTCACGGTACCGTGACGACGACCCGGACCTGCCCGAGTGGCGGGTTCGTGACCCACTCGAACGGTTCGAGGAGTTCTGTCGCGAGCAAGGCATCGTCGACGACGAACTCGTCGAATCGATGTACGAAGATGCCGACGAAGAGTTGCGCGAGGCCGTCGAAACAGCGGAAGCGACGCCCGAACCTGGCCCGGACGAACTGTTCGACTACATCTACGAGGAACTGCCGACCGAACTCGAACAGCAGCGTTCGGAGTACACGGCGTTCGTCGACGAACACGGACCGTTCGAACTCGAACGCTGA
- a CDS encoding tubulin/FtsZ family protein, which yields MKLAMIGFGQAGGKVVDKFVEYDRERNAGIVRAAVAVNSAKADLLGLKNIPKDQRVLIGQSRVKGHGVGADNELGAEIAEEDIDEVQGAIDSIPVHEVDAFLVVSGLGGGTGSGGAPVLAKHLKRIYTEPVYGLGILPGSDEGGIYTLNAARSFQTFVREVDNLLVFDNDAWRKTGESVQGGYDEINEEIVNRFGVLFGAGEVTDGQEVAESVVDSSEIINTLAGGGVSTVGYASEGVEPRKKKSGGLLSRLTGGDEPDDNLDTAHTTNRITSLVRKAALGRLTLPCEIEGAERALLVLAGPPEHLNRKGIERGRKWIEEQTGSMEVRGGDYPIPGAGKVASVILLSGVANVPRIKELQQVAIEAQDNIEEIRQESESNLENLINDDEDELESLF from the coding sequence ATGAAGCTCGCAATGATCGGATTCGGGCAAGCCGGGGGAAAAGTAGTCGACAAGTTCGTCGAGTACGACCGCGAACGAAACGCAGGCATCGTTCGCGCCGCCGTCGCAGTTAACTCTGCGAAAGCCGACTTGCTCGGATTGAAGAACATCCCGAAGGACCAGCGCGTCCTCATCGGCCAGTCCCGCGTGAAGGGACACGGGGTCGGTGCGGACAACGAACTCGGCGCGGAAATCGCCGAGGAAGACATCGACGAGGTGCAGGGTGCCATCGACAGCATCCCCGTCCACGAAGTCGACGCCTTCCTCGTCGTCTCCGGTCTCGGTGGCGGTACCGGGTCCGGCGGCGCGCCAGTCCTTGCGAAACACCTCAAGCGTATCTACACTGAACCTGTCTACGGACTCGGCATCCTGCCGGGGTCCGACGAGGGTGGCATCTACACCCTGAACGCCGCGCGGTCGTTCCAGACGTTCGTCCGCGAGGTCGACAACCTCCTCGTGTTCGACAACGACGCCTGGCGTAAGACCGGCGAGTCTGTCCAGGGCGGATACGACGAGATCAACGAAGAGATCGTCAACCGCTTCGGCGTCCTCTTCGGGGCCGGCGAAGTCACGGACGGGCAGGAAGTCGCAGAGTCCGTCGTCGACTCGTCTGAGATTATCAACACGCTGGCCGGTGGCGGCGTCTCGACCGTCGGCTACGCGTCCGAAGGCGTCGAACCACGGAAGAAGAAAAGTGGCGGCCTCCTGTCGCGACTCACTGGCGGTGACGAACCCGACGACAACCTCGACACCGCTCACACGACGAACCGAATCACCAGCCTCGTCCGCAAAGCCGCGCTCGGTCGCCTTACACTCCCCTGTGAAATCGAAGGCGCCGAACGCGCACTGCTCGTCCTCGCTGGCCCGCCGGAGCATCTGAACCGGAAAGGCATAGAGCGCGGGCGGAAATGGATCGAGGAGCAGACCGGTTCCATGGAAGTTCGCGGTGGCGACTATCCGATTCCGGGTGCCGGAAAGGTCGCGAGTGTCATCCTCCTGTCCGGCGTGGCGAACGTGCCGCGCATCAAGGAACTACAGCAGGTCGCCATCGAGGCGCAAGACAACATCGAGGAGATTCGTCAAGAGAGCGAGTCCAATTTGGAGAACCTCATAAACGATGACGAGGACGAACTGGAGTCGCTTTTCTAA